The segment TTTGTGGACAACAGATGTTTTGCATCTGATTTGAAGAACTTTGGCGAGGCACAATGGAGAAGTTGAGATTTGGGAGGCATaaaaatttaatcaataaaGTAATTAAGGGGAAGAGTGATTATACCTATGCCATCAGGTAGCTATTAATTTTTCAGAAACGGTGTTtgggattaaaaagaaaacctggcAATGTACTTTCAATGTATACATTTTGCGTTCTCAGGTTAGATATGTTGTTTTTGATCTCACACATCCAAGTCTTGATATTTTGATAAACTCACCATTTGTTCTGATTTCCCATCCCAGCTGACCCAGCATCATGGACGTCATCTTCCAGTTGCTGTTCTCACCTCTTCCGACCCCAGTGGTTATCTCCCTGATCGCGGTCGGTGTTGCGACACTGTTTTACCTCAACGCTCGGCCCAGTCCGGTCCGCAGCCTACCCGACCTCAACCGCCAGACTCTGGGGGTCAAGGTGAGAGCTGCAGAAATGTTGCTCAAATTTGATAAATTAATAGTCTGGGGAGGCATGGTAATGACCTGACACTTCCCTTAGGTAACTGTAatcttattttgttattttttttcaggatgGTGCAAGAAAAACAGCCTTGTTGGAGGACAACAACAACCTGATGTCATATCGCTACAATGATGCAAAAACCCTCTATGAGGTCTTTCAAAGGGGCCTTAGAGTTTCAGGTATTTAAATAAgccaaaatgagttttaaaatgagtaCACTTGCTTGTTTAAAAATCAGACTGAATTTCAAATACACTTGAGGTGACTGTGAACCTTAGTAGCTAGAAAAGTTATGTTGCATGGTGCTAGTTTAAACTGGAACTAATAAAGACAAACCAAATGATGCCTCTTGTCGTCAAATGAtctggcaaaaacaaaagccGCTGTATAGTTAAAGTTCAGTCAAACCACTGTGCAGGACATGACATCAgaaccattttattttctaggtAACGGACCGTGTTTGGGCTACAGAAAGCCTGGGAAGCCTTACCAGTGGCTGAAGTACAAACAGGTACAGCACAGAGTGGCAATGATTTAGAAACATTATGGTTAAATGGTACGGCTAATATCGTGCAAAATCACTATTCTGGACCTTTCTGGGTAAAAAAAGcatctgatttttttcaatgccgttttcctcagaattctttttAACAAGTATTTGAAAAATTGATAGTGATATTGTTTTCTCTCCAACCTGACTTCCCCTTTTCTCTGAAGGTGTCTGACAGGGCACAGTATCTGGGGTCAGGACTCCTTCACAAAGGTTTGAAGCCCAATTCTGAAACATTCATCGGCATCTTTGCTCAGAACAGACCTGAGGTAAATGGAGtcttaacagattttttttgttgttgttgttcttttgtgTGAGTATCTATTAACTTCTGCTGTCTCTTCATTAAATCAACTTGCAGTGGATTATTGGTGAGATGGCGTGTTACACGTACTCCATGGTAGCAGTTCCCCTGTACGACACTCTGGGTCCTGAGGCTCTCGTCTTCATTATCAACCAAGGTAATTGGAGCTTTACTTCTCTCGCTAATGCTGCTAATTGTAGAAACAACAAGACATCCAGTAACTCTGTTCCCATAGGAGTCTGTCAAGTGACTTTTAATCTCATCTACTTTTTCCAATGAGTTTGTGTAAATTTGCTGATGGAAAGTTTGATTATAAGGGCAAATTGAGTATATTCTGCcttggagttttaaaaaaaagtggatcatACAACCCATTTCTAAAAAGATAtacatggatttttttatttcctataaGCTGGGATCTCTACAGTGCTCTGTGACAACCAGAAGAAAGCGGAAACTCTGCTTCTGAACCACGAAAAAGGCCAAACTCCAGTTCTCAAAAGTGTTGCGCTCATGGACTCATTCAGCCCTGAGTTGATCGAGCGAGGAAAGAAGTGTGGAGTGGACATCGTATCCATGGAGGACATGGAGGTAATAATGCTCTCCTAACACTGAACCAagttaaatgtaaactttaaaaaaatcagtaagtaaaaatgttttgttttctggcaACTCCAGACACTGGGAAAAAATAACCTTCAAAAGCCAGTAGTAAGTTATGAATGCttctagatttattttttttaatgcaataataAGCTGCTGATCCTGAGGTGCTGATTTCATGTTCCAACAGCTGCCGAAGCCAGAGGACCTCAGCATTGTCTGCTTCACCAGCGGCACTACAGGTGATCATCTGTGGTTTTCAGGATAGTCGGATTAGCAGGACACATGGCAGAGTTACTCTGGCCTGATTTCTAtgttaagatttatttaaaatataactgTTGCAGTgctaaattattgtttttttcctttcaaaagGAAACCCAAAAGGGGCTATGTTGACGCATGAGAATGTGGTTGCTGATGCTGCAGCTGTCCTCAAAACCTTTGAGGTACATGAGAATAAAACTGGACCTTTactaaaaattttgttttaatgcctTTTTCATCCAGTAAAGCATAAATTTTATTCAGTCTTCCTTAGTTCCAATTCCTGAGGATGTCAGCATTTCCTTTCTGCCTTTAGCACACATGTTTGAGAGGATTGTACAGGTAAGAAAAAAGGTCTTATTGAGATCCAGTGTTTGCTCAGAACATCTGAGGGTGTCTTGCATCTGTTTTCTGAAACGTTTCAGACGGTGATATACGGTGCTGGGGCCAGGGTGGGGTTCTTCCAGGGGGACATTCGGCTGCTGCCGGACGACATGAAAACTCTGCAGCCCACAGTTTTCCCGGTGGTGCCTAGACTCCTCAATCGACTCTATGACAAAGTGggcaaattagatttttttttttttcttaaagatatTAAACTTTTGCTACAGTAgttgggtatttttttttaatttttaaaatctttttataacCAGATTCAGAGTGGAGCCACATCTCCCTTTAAGAAATGGCTGCTGAAATTTGCAGCAGAGAGCAAGTACGCTGAGGTGAAGGATGGCATCATCAGGAAAAACAGCATATGGGACAAACTCATTTTCCACAAAGTCCAGGTACTTCGTTTTTGCCTAATCATTTGTAACCTTTTGTAGTTCTGATgtaataaagaacattttctgcagcaaGTTAAGGGTATCGGGTCTGACACTTGGAAATGGCAGTAACACCTGGAGTGTTTTGcgcacctgtttttttttttttttttttttttttttccattttcttttttttactgtgtatttGCTTGAATCAACTGAATCTTGGTTTGCAAGGATCTGCTCTGGGGTCTCACCCAGTGGGACTTGCTTGGAAAACTATTAAAGGAAGgagtccaggaggcatcctgagcCAAACCACTTTAAGTGACTTACTACTTCTGATGTAGAAGAACAGTAGCTGTACTGTACATCAACTGCTTTTCCAAAAtcttgttcttgtgttttaggctttgtttttgctcctttcGTGACCATAAAATTTTGTAATATTGGCTGCATTACATCAGCTGAGGCCCCGATCCATCAGCATTGTGCTAAATTCATGAGGGAAGTCCTTATACTGTTTTttctgttgaggcttttatcTAAAACTTTTCTCTACCAGAGATTTTTAAAGAGGTATCAAAGCATTTATTCTATCCCAGCTGGATTATTGTAAATCTCtcgtttgttgtttttatgttggcaTTGACCAAACTTTTTTCTTGATGGCTTCAGGTAGTTCAAAATGTTGTGACGGCTACATTTCTCCATTGTTGAACTTTGTCACAAGTTATACATTTTGCAGTATAATCCTATAACTTTACCATTAAATAATTGGGCACTCTAGAGCTGTGCCTGGTGTACCTGTCAGTTTTCCTGCAACTTTCTGTACTCTATAATAAAGTACTTTTTAGATGTTAAACTGTCAATACTGACACACAGTTGATTGGTTATTCActtcatatattttttcctattttaatttTGCATCATCCTTTTATGTAAGAAGATTTGCTTaatagcagttttttttatgtgcttttaaaaatacatttcatggTGGTTCTAAATGTTCTCATCCTTAACCCAGGAGTCTCTGGGGGGCCGTGTGAGGATGATGGTGACTGGCGCTGCACCCATATCACCATCTGTTCTCAGCTTCCTCAGGGCTGCTCTAGGCTGCCAGGTAATAAACCTTTAATCCTCTGTAAACAGAATCTTGATTAGATTTAGGTTTTCCCTGCAAATGTAAATGTCTCATTCTCTGTTAAATGAGActgctccttttctttttggacTACTCTGAAacattctgttattttgttggTCCTCTTAAGGAACCACACTTTTTTGTGACCAATAACCACAAAGTTTGTTTAACTAAATGTATATGAGAATAGAGATCTGCAACAAATCAGTCATATTTGTTTGGTCTCACGACGTGTTTACGATACACATGCaagtttcttttacatttgaattgaCTGTCAACATGCTGCATTAATTTACTACAGAagcataaataaacaatgttacagaaaatcaaacattttacatcaaaatatGCCACCCTCTCGGAGTTGGCTCCTCTGTAGattcactttaaaacatttgtaaatgaaTACTGAGGGTTTGAAGTTTTCTAATCTCAAAGGAGCTTGCCGTAAATGGACACAGATGCAGTAATGTTAGTGTTTAGGAGGAACAATTGCACAACACTGATGCTGCCTCCTGTTGACATGTTTAtgctgctctctggttccctcAGATCTTTGAAGGATACGGTCAGACAGAGTGTGCAGCTGCCTGCACCTTTACCTTACCAGGAGATGCCACTGCTGGTACGTAGCTAAGCAAACtgtaacaacagcagcaccaccaCCTCTTTGGGTCTAAGAAAATCTTCAGCAAAGATTTGTTTaagcataaaacattttacttgtaAAGTTAACAAATGCTACACATTTGATCAGGGGGAGAAATGTGAAGTGGGatccaaaaggaaaaacaagcctattcacaatttatttattaacttcaGGTCATGTCGGTGTGCCTCTGCCTTGCAATTTTGTGAAGTTGGTTGATGTGGAAGAGATGAACTACTTTTCTTCAAATGGTGAAGGAGAGGttggttaaaatgtttatatctgGGGATATTAAAGTCTTGCACCAGAAGGAGTCTGAATTAAATCAGTTTGGAGAGATTCTTGTGTAGGAGTCAGAACAGTTCTTTGGACCAAAAATGAAAGTTGTAACTCTCACAGTTTCACTTTAATATAATCAGCTGCCACTTTGAGGCCTGATGTGTTCCTTTCTGTTCAAACATgcccaaaaggaaaaaataaaaaataaaaatctggttcACACAAGACTAATGGAAAATTAGTATTACCTAAAGGCTTATGTTTTAGTCATGGTGACAGTCTtgaattcaaaatgtaaaaacacagcaaattgCTTAAACATtaccagcattttatttttcttgtgatttttg is part of the Xiphophorus couchianus chromosome 10, X_couchianus-1.0, whole genome shotgun sequence genome and harbors:
- the acsl5 gene encoding long-chain-fatty-acid--CoA ligase 5, with protein sequence MDVIFQLLFSPLPTPVVISLIAVGVATLFYLNARPSPVRSLPDLNRQTLGVKDGARKTALLEDNNNLMSYRYNDAKTLYEVFQRGLRVSGNGPCLGYRKPGKPYQWLKYKQVSDRAQYLGSGLLHKGLKPNSETFIGIFAQNRPEWIIGEMACYTYSMVAVPLYDTLGPEALVFIINQAGISTVLCDNQKKAETLLLNHEKGQTPVLKSVALMDSFSPELIERGKKCGVDIVSMEDMETLGKNNLQKPVLPKPEDLSIVCFTSGTTGNPKGAMLTHENVVADAAAVLKTFESSLVPIPEDVSISFLPLAHMFERIVQTVIYGAGARVGFFQGDIRLLPDDMKTLQPTVFPVVPRLLNRLYDKIQSGATSPFKKWLLKFAAESKYAEVKDGIIRKNSIWDKLIFHKVQESLGGRVRMMVTGAAPISPSVLSFLRAALGCQIFEGYGQTECAAACTFTLPGDATAGHVGVPLPCNFVKLVDVEEMNYFSSNGEGEVCIKGTNVFKGYLKDPEKTEEVLDKDGWLHTGDIGKWLPSGVLKIIDRKKNIFKLAQGEYIAPEKIENVYVRCGPVAQVFVHGDSLQSSLVAIVVPDADVLPGFAKSLGIQGAIEELCKNTEIKKAIVTDMTKLGREAGLKSFEQVKDVHLHPELFTIENGLLTPTLKAKRAELKELFQPQIDKLYADIQ